Proteins encoded within one genomic window of Arachis ipaensis cultivar K30076 chromosome B08, Araip1.1, whole genome shotgun sequence:
- the LOC107612469 gene encoding uncharacterized protein LOC107612469 isoform X1 has translation MKTPPTIKSPKSEAVTPNHFTTMETPPTIKSPKSEVVTPKLRDMLNIDVDANNVVAHPPNSITTLDALRKYFMVSFDLNQPAAKLDQCENENFMVVESSAAKGKEKKSSSMKFMKKKAMMRNMRISSSSENADMENDEDVDSLIVMGCTYCHIYVMVSKSNPECPRCQNPNLLDVLEVMNFPKTAKPNKRMRISRI, from the exons ATGAAAACACCACCCACCATTAAATCACCAAAAAGTGAAGCTGTTACCCCTAATCACTTTACTACAATGGAAACACCACCCACCATTAAATCACCAAAAAGTGAAGTTGTTACCCCTAAGTTGAGAGATATGCTGAACATTGATGTTGATGCTAATAATGTTGTTGCTCATCCTCCGAACTCAATAACTACACTCGATGCACTTCGTAAATATTTTATGGTATCCTTTGACCTCAATCAACCTGCTGCTAAACTTGATCAGTGTGAAAATGAAAACTTTATG GTTGTTGAATCATCAGCTGCtaagggaaaagaaaagaaaagcagcAGCATGAAGTTTATGAAGAAGAAAGCAATGATGAGAAATATGAGAATATCATCAAGTTCTGAGAATGCTGATATGGAAAATGATGAAGATGTGGATTCATTGATTGTGATGGGATGCACTTATTGTCACATCTATGTGATGGTATCCAAATCCAACCCTGAATGCCCAAGATGCCAGAATCCCAACCTGTTGGATGTGCTTGAAGTGATGAACTTTCCTAAGACTGCTAAGCCTAACAAGAGAATGAGGATCAGTCGAATTTAA
- the LOC107610450 gene encoding uncharacterized protein LOC107610450 yields the protein MHVQFFHNTVLTCISNESDSPLTKQRNEFLPSVMKTATQTTIEGSPSWTATVHRNRLSLGLQRAKVFLWQLAHNAVLTASRTVGWGRENNPNCMSCDNDIETPFHVIRDCPMSSPVWNCRVKLQNIGMFYNLDLKEWIIANMTVDMGSDDDMEWKDIFVIAVWLIWKFRNEYIHSNINTSLRIKEMKIKNLAREIRDARRRIENNQHEESLTVSWQPTQKD from the exons ATGCACGTTCAGTTCTTTCACAATACAGTTCTAACTTGCATAAGCAATGAATCTGACAGTCCACTCACTAAGCAACGCAATGAATTCTTACCTTCGGTGATGAAGACAGCAACTCAGACAACAATAGAGGGTTCTCCCTCTTGGACAGCCACTGTACACCGCAACCGTCTCAGCCTGG GGTTACAAAGGGCGAAGGTGTTCCTTTGGCAGTTGGCTCATAATGCTGTCTTAACAGCTTCCAGAACTGTGGGATGGGGTAGAGAGAACAATCCCAACTGCATGAGTTGTGATAATGATATTGAGACTCCCTTTCATGTTATTCGAGATTGTCCCATGTCATCGCCAGTGTGGAATTGCCGAGTGAAACTGCAAAATATTGGCATGTTTTATAATCTTGATTTGAAAGAGTGGATTATTGCTAATATGACTGTGGACATGGGGTCTGATGATGATATGGAATGGAAGGATATTTTTGTCATAGCAGTTTGGCTTATATGGAAATTTAGGAATGAATATATACATTCTAATATAAATACCTCCTTAAGAAtcaaagagatgaaaataaagaaCTTAGCAAGAGAAATTAGGGATGCCAGAAGAAGAATAGAGAATAATCAGCATGAAGAGTCTCTGACAGTATCTTGGCAACCAACCCAAAAGGATTGA
- the LOC107610449 gene encoding uncharacterized protein LOC107610449, producing MEKLKGISQGMPCIHAVTAIRKRHDHPEEYVHPWLCMESIHNTYAHCIQPVPSQEFWTRSEYSRPDPPIIKRPIGRSKVHNRQKDLDEPLMQQGDKLKRSFKVTCSKCCAAGYNYKTCKGAPSDPNWKPKTKKSKKGGTS from the exons ATGGAGAAGCTCAAAGGAATTAGCCAAG GCATGCCATGTATCCATGCAGTTACAGCAATAAGGAAGAGGCATGATCATCCAGAGGAATATGTGCATCCATGGTTATGCATGGAGTCAATCCATAATACATATGCACATTGTATTCAACCTGTGCCAAGTCAGGAGTTTTGGACAAGAAGTGAGTATTCAAGGCCAGATCCTCCCATCATAAAGAGACCAATAGGCAGGTCAAAGGTGCACAACAGACAGAAGGATCTGGATGAACCACTGATGCAGCAAGGTGACAAGTTGAAGAGATCATTTAAAGTCACTTGTAGTAAATGTTGTGCAGCGGGATATAATTATAAGACATGCAAGGGTGCTCCATCTGACCCCAACTGGAAACCTAAGACCAAGAAGTCTAAGAAAGGTGGCACAAGTTAA
- the LOC107612469 gene encoding uncharacterized protein LOC107612469 isoform X2, with protein sequence MKTPPTIKSPKSEAVTPNHFTTMETPPTIKSPKSEVVTPKLRDMLNIDVDANNVVAHPPNSITTLDALRKYFMVVESSAAKGKEKKSSSMKFMKKKAMMRNMRISSSSENADMENDEDVDSLIVMGCTYCHIYVMVSKSNPECPRCQNPNLLDVLEVMNFPKTAKPNKRMRISRI encoded by the exons ATGAAAACACCACCCACCATTAAATCACCAAAAAGTGAAGCTGTTACCCCTAATCACTTTACTACAATGGAAACACCACCCACCATTAAATCACCAAAAAGTGAAGTTGTTACCCCTAAGTTGAGAGATATGCTGAACATTGATGTTGATGCTAATAATGTTGTTGCTCATCCTCCGAACTCAATAACTACACTCGATGCACTTCGTAAATATTTTATG GTTGTTGAATCATCAGCTGCtaagggaaaagaaaagaaaagcagcAGCATGAAGTTTATGAAGAAGAAAGCAATGATGAGAAATATGAGAATATCATCAAGTTCTGAGAATGCTGATATGGAAAATGATGAAGATGTGGATTCATTGATTGTGATGGGATGCACTTATTGTCACATCTATGTGATGGTATCCAAATCCAACCCTGAATGCCCAAGATGCCAGAATCCCAACCTGTTGGATGTGCTTGAAGTGATGAACTTTCCTAAGACTGCTAAGCCTAACAAGAGAATGAGGATCAGTCGAATTTAA